The following are encoded in a window of Cygnus atratus isolate AKBS03 ecotype Queensland, Australia chromosome 20, CAtr_DNAZoo_HiC_assembly, whole genome shotgun sequence genomic DNA:
- the VEZF1 gene encoding vascular endothelial zinc finger 1, producing MEANWTAFLFQAHEASHHQQQAAQNSLLPLLSSAVEPPDQKPILPLPITQKPQPAPETLKDAIVGIKKEKPKTSFVCTYCSKAFRDSYHLRRHESCHTGVKLVSRPKKTPTTMVPLISTIAGDNSRSSLVSTIAGILSTVTTSSSATNPSSSAGATAMSVTQTVKKPSKPVKKNHACEMCGKAFRDVYHLNRHKLSHSDEKPFECPICNQRFKRKDRMTYHVRSHEGGITKPYTCGVCGKGFSRPDHLSCHVKHVHSTERPFKCQTCTAAFATKDRLRTHMVRHEGKVSCNICGKLLSAAYITSHLKTHGQSQSINCNTCKQGINKTCMSEETSNQKQQQQQQQQQQQQQQQQQQQQQQQQQQQQQQQHVTSWPGKQVETLRLWEEAVKARKKECQFTFEKAIEYVPFEAANLCQTSTAATTPVTLTTPFNITSSVASGTITNPVTVAAAMSMRSPVNVSSAVNISSPMNLGHPVTITSPLSMTSPLTLTTPVNLPTPVTAPVNIAHPVTITSPMNLPTPMTLAGPLNIAMRPVESMPFLPQALPTSPPW from the exons ATGGAGGCCAACTGGACCGCGTTCCTCTTTCAG GCACACGAAGCCTCACATCACcaacagcaggcagcacagaacagTTTGTTGCCgctcctgagctctgctgttgAGCCACCCGATCAGAAGCCGATTCTGCCCTTACCAATAACGCAGAAACCTCAGCCTGCACCAGAAACGTTAAAGGATGCTATTGTTgggattaaaaaggaaaaacctaAAACCTCCTTTGTGTGCACTTACTGCAGCAAAGCTTTCAGGGACAGCTACCATTTGAGGCGCCACGAGTCCTGCCACACGGGCGTAAAGTTAGTGTCACGGCCAAAGAAAACTCCCACGACGATGGTGCCCCTTATCTCGACCATCGCTGGTGACAACAGCCGAAGTTCGCTGGTTTCCACCATCGCGGGCATCCTGTCCACGGTCACTACGTCTTCCTCCGCCACCAACCCCAGCAGCAGCGCCGGTGCCACGGCCATGTCAGTGACTCAGACGGTGAAGAAGCCCAGCAAGCCCGTTAAGAAGAACCACGCTTGTGAGATGTGCGGGAAGGCCTTCAGGGATGTGTACCACCTCAACCGGCACAAGCTGTCCCACTCGGATGAAAAACCCTTCGAATGTCCCATTTGCAATCAGCGCTTCAAGAGAAAGGATCGCATGACCTACCACGTGAGGTCTCACGAAGGTGGCATCACGAAACCCTACACCTGCGGTGTTTGTGGAAAAGGCTTCTCGAG GCCTGATCATCTAAGCTGTCACGTTAAACATGTTCACTCAACAGAGAGACCCTTCAAATGCCAA ACGTGCACTGCTGCCTTTGCCACCAAAGACAGACTGCGGACACACATGGTGCGCCATGAAGGAAAGGTATCGTGTAATATCTGTGGTAAACTTCTGAGTGCAGCATATATCACCAGCCACTTAAAGACACACGGGCAGAGCCAAAGTATCAACTGTAATACCTGTAAACAAGGCATCAATAAAA CATGCATGAGTGAAGAGACCAGCaatcagaagcagcagcagcagcaacagcagcaacaacaacaacaacagcagcagcagcagcagcagcagcagcaacaacagcaacagcagcagcagcagcagcatgtaaCAAGTTGGCCGGGAAAGCAGGTAGAGACCTTGAGATTATGGGAAGAGGCCGTCAAAGCGAGGaagaaag AATGTCAGTTCACCTTTGAGAAGGCTATAGAGTACGTACCATTCG AAGCTGCTAACTTGTGCCAAACCTCCACTGCTGCTACTACGCCTGTGACTCTTACTACTCCATTCAATATAACGTCCTCTGTGGCTTCTGGGACTATCACAAACCCAGTCACAGTGGCAGCTGCAATGAGCATGAGAAGTCCAGTAAATGTATCAAGTGCAGTTAATATATCCAGTCCGATGAACCTAGGGCATCCTGTAACTATAACAAGTCCGTTATCCATGACATCTCCATTAACGCTCACCACACCAGTCAATTTACCCACCCCAGTAACCGCTCCAGTGAATATAGCGCATCCAGTCACTATAACATCTCCCATGAACCTCCCCACACCGATGACGTTAGCTGGTCCGTTAAATATAGCGATGAGACCAGTAGAGAGCATGCCTTTCCTGCCCCAGGCCTTGCCCACGTCTCCTCCCTGGTAA